In one Lolium rigidum isolate FL_2022 chromosome 3, APGP_CSIRO_Lrig_0.1, whole genome shotgun sequence genomic region, the following are encoded:
- the LOC124696633 gene encoding GDP-L-galactose phosphorylase 2-like, giving the protein MEVKLTIKRVPTVLSNYQEEGRAGGCGRNCLGDCCLPGANPIQHFICLSLAASKLPLYAFKANPKKPAQEDGLPTDFFLNSLLLTQWEDRVARGLFRYDVTACETKVIPGELGFVAQLNEGRHLKKRPTEFRVDCVLHPFDSAKFNFTKVGQEEVLFRFENGGGDDSYFLANAPSTESDHVPNVVAINVSPIEYGHVLLIPRVLDRLPQRIDHESFVLALHMAAEAASPYFRLGYNSLGAFATINHLHFQAYYLSVPFPVEKAPTKKIPLAKSALKSGVKVSKLRNFPVRGLVFERGNTLKDLADVVTNACIWLQDNNVPFNVLISDSGRRIFLFPQCYAEKQALGEVSQDLLDTQVNPAVWEISGHIVLKRRMDFEEASEVSAWRLLAEVSLSEERFEEVKDCIFQATGLTESDEEEETTEESPCASSSSVPLASSHIPEGCLVRQ; this is encoded by the exons ATGGAGGTGAAGCTCACGATTAAGAGGGTGCCGACCGTGCTGTCCAACTACCAGGAGGAAGGACGAGCCGGGGGCTGCGGCAGGAACTGCCTCGGCGACTGCTGCTTGCCTGGTGC GAATCCAATccaa CATTTTATATGTTTATCACTTGCAGCTTCCAAGCTTCCCCTATACGCTTTTAAGGCCAACCCAAAGAAGCCTGCTCAGGAGGATGGGCTCCCTACCGACTTCTTCCTCAATTCTCTGCTCCTCACCCAG TGGGAGGACAGGGTGGCCCGAGGCCTATTCCGATATGATGTCACAGCCTGCGAAACCAAGGTGATTCCTGGCGAGCTTGGGTTTGTTGCACAGCTCAATGAAGGCCGCCACCTCAAGAAGCGCCCGACCGAGTTCCGTGTTGACTGTGTGCTCCACCCTTTCGATTCTGCCAAGTTCAACTTCACCAAGGTTGGCCAGGAGGAGGTTTTGTTCCGCTTTGAGAATGGTGGTGGCGACGACAGCTATTTCCTTGCAAATGCCCCAAGCACTGAGAGTGACCATGTTCCCAACGTAGTTGCAATCAAT GTGAGCCCTATCGAGTATGGTCATGTGCTTCTCATTCCTCGGGTGCTTGACCGTCTGCCTCAGCGAATTGATCATGAAAGCTTTGTGCTTGCACTGCACATGGCAGCTGAGGCTGCAAGCCCGTACTTTAGACTTGGTTACAACAGCTTGGGTGCCTTTGCCACTATCAATCACCTCCACTTCCAG GCATACTATTTATCGGTGCCTTTTCCTGTTGAGAAGGCGCCTACCAAGAAGATCCCCCTTGCTAAGTCTGCGCTGAAGAGTGGAGTGAAGGTGTCAAAACTGAGGAATTTCCCAGTGAGAGGGCTGGTGTTTGAGAGAGGCAACACACTGAAGGATTTGGCTGATGTGGTTACCAACGCTTGCATTTGGCTCCAGGACAACAATGTTCCTTTCAATGTCCTCATCTCTGATTCTGGTAGAAGGATCTTCCTCTTCCCTCAG TGCTATGCTGAGAAGCAAGCCCTCGGTGAAGTGAGCCAGGATCTGTTGGACACTCAGGTGAACCCTGCGGTATGGGAGATCAGCGGGCACATTGTTCTGAAACGGAGGATGGACTTTGAGGAGGCATCAGAAGTTTCGGCCTGGAGGCTTCTTGCTGAGGTATCCCTGTCGGAGGAGCGATTTGAGGAGGTGAAGGACTGCATCTTTCAGGCCACTGGCCTCACTGAATCTGATGAAGAGGAGGAAACCACTGAGGAGTCTCCTTGCGCATCTTCATCATCTGTCCCCCTAGCCTCTTCACACATACCGGAAGGCTGCCTCGTCCGTCAGTGA
- the LOC124703527 gene encoding phosphatidylinositol 4-kinase beta 2-like produces the protein MVRLLGLRGLSFGPEESPREITAAAAGDATPPVGSSGWLVRFFDSAFFCEWIAVSYLYKHDHAGVRDYLCNRMYTLPLAGLEAYLFQVCYMLVHKPSPSLDRFVIDTCAKSMRIALKVHWILAAELELEETDDLDGVDKVQEQCQAAATVQGEWPPLVRPAPLSPVASPRANPMLSRIRSSKQRLMSLASSPSLGLSPPASGTNVAANADDAGKQPVTPSSEDNKLLRRLSFGPKVFFRRSIEKDEEQDKDGFFKRLLRDSKDKEDYDGDKEGFFKRLLKDSKENDEDEGDKDGFFRRLLRDSKDEDVELTPSSDGLLKRFFRDKEDRPGDDDEKEGFFRKMFKDKNDERRESTPAKHGDEGKSLEDDDKEGFFRKMFKDKNEERKDGGSMKQNDDREKVGVNAEDDKKDGFFRQLFKEKNDEKKEGTTPSSKKEDDDKGNKSIEDDSFFRRIFKDKNEEKKGAAHDRNEDDKCEEGDKENFFRKLFKDKHDDRRIEGLDKNVDDGKSTSGIEEEENSEFLSFRRLFRVHPEDAKSGHVEGSQPNGISEGSPGSESFFKRLFRDKEDSEILGSKLLKEKHPDSIGNSDRQSGKPPLPNNVIAELRKGSYYASLELVQSLCDTSYGLVDIFPVEDRKIALRESLTEINSHIASSEKNGGVCFPMGKGIYRVVHIPEDESVLLNSREKAPYLICVEVLKAETPSHSKGSLDANKLSKGGIPLAHGDVQLPKPPPWAYPLWSRHEPQNYETDRMLNSTSQVIDQAMSQLREAKVKFVNVSFSIEKIGHSRSIAMSESGRRTRQATIESRDLSGDSQAVVDQPIEWVKVTLSAVPGVNMEDVDDNEPIRKKDHRRVPSTIAMEEVKAAALKGEAPPGLPLKGVGQSSQNLDPKAADGGDPKPTDALAGELWTVKKERIQRSSVHGKLPGWDLRSIIVKSGDDCRQEHLAVQLVAHFYDIYQEAGLPLWLRPYEVIVTSAYTALIETIPDTASIHSIKSRFPNILSLRDYYVAKYEENSPNFKLAQRNFVESMAGYSILSYLLQIKDRHNGNLLIDEEGHIIHIDFGFMLSNSPGGVNFESAPFKLTRELLEVMDSDAEGTPSEFFDYFKVLCIQGFLTCRKHAERVILLVEMLQDSGFPCFKGGTRTILNLRKRFHLSLTEEQCVSLVLSLISSSMDAWRTRQYDYYQRVLNGIL, from the exons ATGGTGCGGCTTCTCGGGCTGCGGGGCCTCAGCTTCGGGCCCGAGGAGTCGCCGCGGgagatcaccgccgccgccgccggggacgcCACCCCGCCCGTGGGGAGCAGCGGCTGGCTCGTCCGCTTCTTCGACTCCGCCTTCTTCTGCGAGTGGATCGCCGTCAgctacctctacaagcacgaccaCGCCGGGGTGCGCGACTACCTCTGCAACCGCATGTACACGCTCCCGCTCGCGGGACTCGAGGCCTACCTCTTCCAGGTCTGCTACATGCTCGTGCACAAGCCCAGCCCCTCCCTCGACCGATTCGTCATCGACACCTGCGCCAAGTCCATGCGCATCGCCCTCAAGGTGCACTGGATCCTGGCTGCCGAGCTCGAGCTGGAGGAGACCGACGACCTGGATGGGGTTGACAAGGTGCAGGAGCAGTGCCAGGCTGCGGCAACCGTGCAGGGCGAGTGGCCGCCGCTGGTCCGGCCTGCGCCGCTGTCCCCTGTCGCCAGCCCGCGCGCCAATCCCATGCTCAGCAGGATACGCTCCTCGAAGCAGCGGCTCATGTCCCTCGCCTCCTCGCCCTCTCTCGGCCTAAGCCCACCTGCAAGCGGGACCAATGTGGCTGCCAACGCCGACGACGCTGGGAAGCAGCCTGTCACACCGTCATCCGAGGACAACAAGCTGCTCAGGAGATTGAGCTTTGGGCCCAAGGTCTTCTTTAGGCGCTCCATTGAGAAGGACGAGGAGCAGGATAAGGATGGCTTCTTCAAGAGGCTGCTCAGAGACAGCAAAGACAAGGAAGATTATGATGGAGACAAGGAAGGATTCTTTAAAAGGTTGCTCAAGGATAGCAAGGAGAATGACGAGGACGAAGGGGATAAGGATGGTTTCTTCCGTAGGTTGCTTAGGGACAGCAAGGACGAGGACGTGGAGCTCACGCCTAGCTCCGATGGTTTGTTGAAGCGATTCTTCCGTGACAAGGAGGACAgacccggcgacgatgacgagaaGGAGGGCTTCTTTCGCAAGATGTTCAAGGATAAGAATGATGAGAGGAGAGAAAGCACGCCAGCAAAGCATGGGGATGAGGGTAAGAGTTTGGAGGATGATGATAAAGAAGGCTTCTTCCGCAAGATGTTCAAAGACAAGAATGAAGAGCGGAAAGATGGTGGCAGTATGAAGCAAAATGATGATCGGGAAAAGGTTGGTGTGAACGCTGAAGATGACAAGAAGGATGGCTTTTTCCgccaactttttaaggagaagaaTGATGAGAAAAAGGAAGGCACCACTCCTAGCAGCAAGAAAGAGGACGATGACAAAGGCAATAAGAGCATAGAGGATGATAGTTTCTTCCGCAGAATTTTCAAGGATAAGAatgaagaaaagaagggagctgCTCATGACAGGAACGAGGATGATAAGTGTGAGGAAGGTGATAAGGAGAATTTCTTCCGGAAACTATTTAAGGACAAACACGACGACAGGAGAATCGAAGGGCTTGATAAAAATGTTGATGATGGTAAGAGCACCAGTGGTATCGAGGAGGAGGAAAATTCAGAGTTCTTGTCATTCCGCAGGTTGTTCCGAGTGCACCCGGAGGATGCTAAGAGTGGGCATGTAGAAGGTAGTCAGCCTAACGGCATTTCTGAGGGTAGCCCAGGATCAGAGAGCTTTTTTAAGCGTTTGTTCCGTGATAAAGAAGACTCTGAGATTCTTGGCTCAAAACTATTGAAAGAG AAACACCCTGACTCCATAGGAAACAGTGACAGACAAAGTGGAAAACCACCTTTACCAAACAATGTGATAGCAGAGCTTCGAAAAGGCTCTTACTACGCTTCGTTGGAGCTTGTTCAATCACTGTGTGATACATCTTAtggtcttgtcgacatatttcccGTGGAAGATCGTAAGATTGCCTTGCGAGAG TCACTTACAGAGATCAATTCACATATTGCTTCCAGTGAGAAAAATGGAG gAGTATGCTTTCCAATGGGGAAGGGCATATATCGAGTGGTTCATATACCTGAGGATGAATCTGTTCTTCTGAATTCTAGGGAGAAAGCTCCGTATCTTATATGTGTTGAAGTTTTGAAAGCAGAAACACCAAG TCACTCCAAAGGGTCCTTAGATGCGAACAAACTATCAAAAGGTGGGATACCGTTGGCTCATGGAGATGTTCAGTTGCCAAAGCCGCCGCCATGGGCATATCCTTTGTGGAGTCGACATGAACCACAAAATTATGAAACAGACAGAATGCTGAACTCTACCTCTCAGGTTATTGACCAAGCCATGTCTCAACTACGGGAGGCTAAAGTGAAGTTCGTAAATGTTAGTTTCTCTATCGAGAAAATTGGCCACTCAAGAAGCATTGCAATGTCTGAGTCGGGGCGTAGGACACGGCAAGCTACGATAGAGTCACGTGATCTATCGGGAGATTCCCAGGCTGTTGTTGATCAGCCTATCGAGTGGGTAAAGGTTACTCTGTCTGCAGTTCCAGGAGTTAACATGGAAGATGTAGATGACAATGAACCGATACGTAAGAAGGACCATCGCCGTGTTCCAAGTACTATTGCAATGGAGGAAGTCAAG GCTGCAGCATTAAAAGGAGAAGCTCCACCTGGTCTTCCACTGAAAGGAGTTGGTCAAAGCAGTCAAAATTTAGATCCTAAG GCGGCTGATGGTGGAGATCCTAAACCGACTGATGCTTTGGCTGGTGAACTTTGGACTGTCAAGAAAGAGAGAATACAACGCTCTTCTGTTCATGGAAAATTACCTGGCTGGGATTTGCGTTCT ATTATTGTCAAGAGTGGGGATGATTGCCGCCAGGAGCACTTAGCTGTACAGCTTGTTGCACACTTTTATG ATATATATCAAGAAGCTGGCTTACCACTTTGGTTACGGCCTTATGAAGTTATCGTTACATCTGCATATACAGCGCTAATTGAGACTATTCCAGATACG GCATCAATTCATTCTATCAAGAGTAGGTTTCCCAATATCTTGAGTCTCCGTGACTATTATGTAGCCAAGTATGAAGAAAATTCTCCAAACTTCAAACTTGCACAG AGGAATTTCGTGGAAAGCATGGCAGGATATTCAATACTGAGCTACTTGCTTCAG ATCAAGGATCGTCATAATGGAAATCTCTTGATAGATGAGGAAGGACATATTATTCATATTGATTTTGGATTCATGCTTTCCAACTCTCCTGGAGGGGTAAATTTTGAGAGTGCGCCATTTAAGCTGACGAGGGAGCTCCTTGAA GTGATGGATTCTGACGCCGAGGGAACACCCAGCGAGTTCTTTGACTATTTCAAG GTGCTATGCATTCAAGGGTTTCTTACTTGTCGGAAGCATGCAGAGCGTGTTATACTTCTTGTGGAAATGTTGCAG GACTCCGGCTTCCCATGCTTTAAAGGTGGTACTCGCACTATACTAAacttgagaaagaggttccacttGAGCCTCACTGAAGAG CAATGCGTGTCTCTGGTACTCTCATTGATCAGTAGCAGCATGGATGCGTGGCGCACTCGGCAGTATGACTACTACCAGAGAGTATTAAATGGGATTTTGTGA